Proteins encoded by one window of Salicibibacter halophilus:
- a CDS encoding ABC transporter ATP-binding protein, whose translation MNGETVIDVRNLKTSFFNKKTELPVVDDVSFSVKKGETLAIVGESGSGKSMTSLSIMRLVPSPNGKIVDGEVFFDGKDLLKEKEKAMYKVRGNDISMIFQEPMTSLNPVYTIGEQIREQLTYHQNISKREAHQVGIEMLQTVGFSRAQEIMGDYPHRLSGGMRQRVMIAMALSNNPKLLIADEPTTALDVTVQAQILDLMRKLSKEYDSSIILITHDLGVVAELAERVVVMYGGQVVEEAPIEDLFDDPLHPYTEGLLDSIPKMDSVQERLNSIPGAVPTPDNLPVGCNFVTRCPYAMEICSQEEPRLLSKDSSRNVRCFLHEEGVISDGQQPRTS comes from the coding sequence ATGAATGGTGAGACAGTCATCGATGTGAGGAATTTAAAAACTTCTTTTTTTAACAAAAAAACAGAATTGCCCGTCGTCGATGACGTTAGCTTTTCGGTTAAAAAAGGAGAAACGCTGGCGATTGTCGGAGAGTCCGGTTCCGGAAAAAGTATGACCTCCCTCTCGATTATGCGCCTCGTGCCGTCCCCGAATGGGAAAATCGTTGACGGCGAAGTTTTTTTTGATGGAAAAGATTTATTAAAAGAAAAAGAGAAAGCGATGTATAAAGTGCGGGGCAATGACATTTCCATGATTTTTCAGGAACCGATGACGTCATTGAATCCGGTCTATACCATAGGGGAACAAATTAGAGAGCAACTTACATATCATCAAAACATTTCCAAACGGGAAGCGCACCAAGTCGGGATTGAAATGTTGCAAACGGTTGGCTTCTCGCGGGCACAAGAAATTATGGGCGATTACCCGCACCGCCTTTCCGGTGGTATGCGTCAAAGGGTCATGATCGCGATGGCGCTCAGCAACAATCCGAAATTGTTGATTGCCGATGAACCGACAACGGCTTTGGATGTGACCGTGCAAGCCCAAATCCTTGATTTAATGCGAAAACTTTCAAAAGAATATGACTCATCGATCATTTTAATCACCCACGACCTTGGAGTGGTAGCGGAACTGGCGGAACGGGTCGTTGTTATGTATGGCGGACAAGTCGTGGAAGAAGCGCCGATTGAGGATCTTTTCGACGATCCTTTGCATCCGTATACCGAAGGCCTGCTTGACTCGATTCCGAAAATGGACAGTGTACAGGAGCGGTTGAATTCGATCCCGGGTGCCGTTCCCACGCCCGATAATTTACCGGTTGGTTGTAATTTCGTTACGCGCTGTCCGTACGCGATGGAGATTTGCAGCCAAGAGGAACCGCGGTTACTTTCTAAAGATTCCAGTCGAAACGTTCGTTGTTTTTTGCATGAGGAGGGAGTCATAAGCGATGGTCAGCAACCTAGAACCTCTTAA
- a CDS encoding Lrp/AsnC family transcriptional regulator → MELDQTDFQILSMLQDDGKCSYSKIARNIGVSEGTVRGRINKMLKNEVFEFIIHTNPYKIGLHVQAIIGLETRVGYHDAIACQLQPHRSVRFIGAFSGKHDLIIQAFFRDNEELVSFVDQTLSGIEGIISVDVNVELKQYKDTFSYVD, encoded by the coding sequence ATGGAATTGGATCAAACAGACTTCCAAATATTATCGATGCTGCAAGATGACGGCAAATGTTCGTACAGCAAAATCGCGAGAAACATCGGTGTCAGTGAAGGTACGGTTCGTGGCAGAATTAACAAAATGTTAAAAAACGAAGTGTTTGAATTTATTATCCATACGAATCCATATAAGATCGGTTTGCATGTCCAAGCCATTATCGGTTTGGAAACCAGAGTCGGCTATCATGATGCCATTGCCTGTCAATTACAGCCTCACCGATCTGTTCGATTTATCGGGGCTTTTTCCGGAAAGCATGACCTCATCATTCAAGCTTTTTTTCGGGATAACGAGGAATTAGTATCTTTTGTCGATCAAACGTTATCGGGGATTGAAGGCATTATAAGCGTCGATGTCAACGTTGAGCTCAAGCAATATAAAGATACGTTTTCCTATGTTGATTAA
- the serS gene encoding serine--tRNA ligase, giving the protein MLDIKYMRQNEEKVKKALAARGIKAEEVEQAIALDEKRRDLIVQTEDKKKQRNEISNQVAERKRAKEDAGELITQTKEVSRAIKQYDEELRTIEENLQQFMLTFPNLLADSVPEGETEEDNVEVRQWGTPPAFSHTPQAHWDLGAEHDMLDFERSAKVTGSRFVFYKGAGARLERALIQYMMDVHADEHGYTETLPPYIVNHDSMVGTGQLPKFEEDMFALDGTPYYMIPTSEVPIVNMHRNEILDGDELNIKYVAYSSCFRAEAGSAGRDTRGLIRQHQFSKVELIWFTKPEDSYEALAALTGHAEKVLQELQLPYRVLDLCSGDIGFAAAKTYDLEVWLPSYESYKEISSCSNCEDFQARRANIKFKREQQGPAEHVHTLNGSGLAVGRTVAAIMENYQDEDGSIRIPAVLQPYMGGKQRI; this is encoded by the coding sequence ATGTTGGATATCAAATACATGCGTCAAAATGAAGAGAAGGTAAAAAAAGCATTGGCAGCACGGGGAATAAAGGCGGAAGAGGTTGAACAGGCAATAGCATTGGACGAGAAGCGCAGGGATTTGATTGTCCAGACGGAAGATAAGAAGAAGCAAAGAAATGAAATATCAAACCAAGTGGCAGAAAGGAAACGGGCGAAAGAAGATGCCGGCGAATTGATCACGCAAACGAAAGAAGTGTCGCGGGCGATTAAACAGTACGATGAAGAATTACGTACCATCGAAGAGAACCTTCAGCAATTTATGCTCACGTTCCCTAATTTGCTCGCGGATTCTGTTCCTGAAGGCGAGACTGAGGAGGATAACGTTGAAGTGCGCCAATGGGGAACACCGCCGGCATTTTCTCACACGCCGCAAGCACATTGGGATTTAGGTGCTGAGCATGACATGCTTGATTTCGAACGCTCCGCAAAAGTAACAGGCAGCCGTTTTGTATTTTATAAAGGGGCAGGTGCACGTCTGGAACGGGCATTGATTCAATACATGATGGATGTGCACGCCGATGAACATGGCTATACGGAGACGCTGCCTCCTTACATCGTTAATCATGACAGTATGGTTGGGACCGGGCAGTTGCCGAAGTTCGAGGAGGACATGTTCGCGCTTGACGGCACCCCTTACTACATGATCCCGACGTCTGAAGTGCCGATCGTGAATATGCATCGAAATGAGATTCTCGATGGGGATGAATTGAATATTAAGTATGTGGCATACAGCTCATGTTTTCGTGCGGAAGCGGGATCGGCCGGCCGTGATACGAGAGGGTTGATCCGCCAACATCAATTTAGCAAAGTGGAATTGATTTGGTTTACGAAACCGGAAGATTCTTACGAAGCCCTTGCCGCGCTTACCGGCCATGCTGAAAAAGTGTTACAAGAACTGCAACTCCCTTACCGCGTCCTCGATCTCTGTAGCGGCGATATTGGTTTTGCTGCGGCAAAAACGTATGACCTTGAAGTTTGGCTGCCGAGTTATGAATCCTACAAAGAGATCTCTTCATGCAGCAATTGTGAAGATTTTCAGGCAAGGCGAGCCAATATTAAGTTCAAGCGCGAACAGCAAGGACCGGCGGAGCATGTCCATACGTTAAACGGATCAGGGCTTGCCGTAGGCCGGACGGTGGCCGCCATCATGGAAAATTACCAGGACGAAGACGGCAGCATTCGCATCCCCGCTGTGCTGCAACCGTATATGGGCGGGAAACAACGGATATAA
- the pdxT gene encoding pyridoxal 5'-phosphate synthase glutaminase subunit PdxT, with protein MVKIGVLALQGAVHEHAKMVESEGTSEAVLVKWPEQLEELDGLILPGGESTTMRRLIDRYRFMDALRHFAASGKPIFGTCAGLILMANAIEGEEKENLAIMDVTVERNAFGRQKESFETTLHAKGIADDLVAVFIRAPLIKDVGQDVEVIAYHQEEVVAAKHGQFLACSFHPELTDDPRFHHYFVNMVKNNTKAVV; from the coding sequence GTGGTTAAGATCGGTGTGCTTGCACTCCAAGGCGCTGTTCATGAACATGCGAAAATGGTTGAAAGCGAAGGAACGAGTGAAGCGGTTCTTGTCAAATGGCCTGAGCAGCTCGAAGAGCTTGACGGGCTGATTTTGCCGGGAGGCGAAAGTACAACGATGCGGCGGTTGATTGATCGTTATCGTTTTATGGATGCCCTTCGTCACTTTGCAGCTTCCGGGAAACCAATCTTTGGCACATGTGCCGGCCTTATCCTAATGGCAAATGCGATTGAAGGGGAAGAAAAGGAGAACTTGGCAATCATGGATGTCACGGTCGAGCGAAATGCCTTTGGCCGCCAAAAAGAAAGCTTTGAAACAACATTGCATGCAAAGGGAATCGCGGATGATCTTGTAGCTGTATTTATACGCGCTCCTTTAATCAAGGACGTTGGACAGGATGTTGAGGTCATCGCTTATCACCAAGAAGAAGTTGTAGCCGCAAAACACGGGCAATTTCTCGCGTGCTCCTTTCATCCGGAACTTACCGATGATCCCCGTTTCCATCATTATTTTGTCAATATGGTAAAAAACAATACAAAAGCCGTTGTATAA
- the pdxS gene encoding pyridoxal 5'-phosphate synthase lyase subunit PdxS, with product MADTGTNRVKRGMAEMQKGGVIMDVVNAEQAKIAEEAGAVAVMALERVPSDIRAAGGVARMADPDILEEVIEAVSIPVMAKARIGHIVEARVLEALGADYIDESEVLTPADEVFHIDKNDYTVPFVCGSRDLGEALRRIGEGASMLRTKGEPGTGNIVEAVRHMRMVQAQIKKVAGMSRDELMTEAKNLGAPYELLVSIQESGKLPVVNFAAGGIATPADAALMMSLGSDGVFVGSGVFKSDEPQQFARAIVEATTHYEDYELIGRLSKGLGTAMKGIEISNIPEPERMQDRGW from the coding sequence TTGGCAGATACTGGTACAAATCGCGTCAAAAGAGGAATGGCTGAGATGCAAAAAGGCGGCGTCATTATGGACGTTGTCAATGCAGAGCAAGCAAAAATTGCCGAGGAAGCAGGCGCCGTTGCCGTTATGGCACTCGAGCGTGTGCCGTCGGATATACGTGCAGCGGGCGGGGTCGCTCGAATGGCAGATCCGGATATATTGGAAGAAGTGATCGAGGCGGTCAGCATCCCGGTCATGGCGAAAGCGCGGATCGGCCATATTGTCGAAGCTCGTGTACTGGAAGCTCTAGGCGCTGATTATATAGATGAAAGCGAAGTGCTTACCCCTGCGGACGAGGTCTTCCATATTGATAAGAATGACTATACGGTGCCGTTCGTCTGCGGTTCCCGTGATTTGGGCGAGGCGTTGCGGCGCATTGGCGAAGGTGCCTCGATGCTGCGTACAAAAGGGGAACCGGGAACGGGAAATATTGTGGAAGCCGTTCGCCATATGCGGATGGTGCAGGCTCAAATTAAAAAAGTGGCCGGAATGTCCCGTGATGAATTAATGACTGAAGCGAAGAATTTGGGAGCTCCTTACGAACTCCTCGTTTCCATTCAGGAATCCGGCAAGTTGCCGGTGGTCAATTTTGCTGCCGGAGGAATTGCTACTCCTGCAGATGCGGCGTTAATGATGTCGCTCGGTTCCGATGGTGTATTCGTAGGATCCGGGGTGTTCAAATCGGATGAGCCGCAACAATTTGCACGTGCCATCGTTGAAGCGACGACGCATTATGAAGATTACGAGTTGATCGGCCGTCTTTCAAAAGGGCTCGGAACGGCCATGAAAGGCATCGAGATTTCCAATATTCCCGAGCCGGAACGTATGCAAGATCGCGGTTGGTAA